In Helianthus annuus cultivar XRQ/B chromosome 3, HanXRQr2.0-SUNRISE, whole genome shotgun sequence, a single window of DNA contains:
- the LOC110894473 gene encoding probable bifunctional methylthioribulose-1-phosphate dehydratase/enolase-phosphatase E1 1 isoform X1, whose translation MFVLSPTPIRSILFSPFSHKSPKCAPLFTKAEYHHYIFDATIKHTHLNLGPLTRSYGSIQKSKRILGLRTTNTTLKARALTIKNEAGNTPRCVVLDIEGTTTPISFVTDVLFPYARDNVRMHLEGTYDMTDTKDDINLLRSQIEDDLQNGVVGAVPVPSDDAGKEEVIAALVTNVEEMIKADRKITSLKQLQGHIWRTGFEKNVIKGVVYDDVVQAFERWHASGVKVYIYSSGSRLAQRLIFGYTNYGDLRKYLCGFFDTKVGNKRETKSYVEISESLGVDKPSEVLFVTDVVQEAVAAKAAGLEVIISVRPGNAPLPENHGCDTVETFTEIPF comes from the exons ATGTTTGTGTTATCTCCAACTCCAATTCGATCAATCCTGTTTTCCCCATTCTCCCACAAATCTCCCAAATGTGCCCCTCTTTTCACTAAG GCAGAATACCATCACTATATCTTTGACGCTACAATCAAACATACCCACTTGAACCTGGGCCCGCTGACCAGAAGTTATGGTTCAATCCAAAAATCCAAAAGAATTTTGGGCCTTCGGACAACAAACACAACACTCAAAGCAAGGGCTCTTACGATAAAAAACGAGGCTGGAAATACTCCA CGTTGTGTTGTTTTGGACATTGAAGGGACAACTACGCCTATTTCATTTGTCACTGATGTTCTTTTCCCATATGCGCGTGACAATGTGCGCATGCATTTGGAAGGAACATATGATATGACTGATACTAAAGATGATATCAACTTGTTACGCTCTCAA ATAGAAGATGATTTACAAAACGGAGTTGTGGGTGCGGTTCCTGTTCCGTCAGATGATGCAGGCAAAGAGGAGGTGATTGCTGCTTTGGTCACTAATGTTGAAGAAATGATAAAAGCCGACAGGAAAATTACTTCACTTAAACAATTGCAG GGTCACATTTGGCGCACCGGGTTCGAGAAAAATGTAATAAAAGGTGTTGTTTATGATGACGTTGTTCAAGCTTTTGAAAGATGGCATGCTTCTGGTGTCAAG GTGTACATTTATTCGAGTGGTAGCAGATTGGCACAACGGCTAATATTTGGATATACAAACTATGGCGACTTAAGAAAATATTTATGCGGATTTTTCGACACCAAAGTGGG gaataaaagaGAAACAAAAAGTTATGTTGAAATCTCGGAGTCCCTTGGAGTCGACAAGCCATCCGAAGTTCTGTTTGTAACTGATGTTGTTCAAGAGGCGGTAGCAGCAAAGGCAGCTG GTCTGGAAGTGATCATCTCGGTTAGGCCTGGAAACGCTCCGCTACCTGAGAATCATGGATGTGATACGGTCGAAACGTTTACAGAAATACCCTTTTGA
- the LOC110894473 gene encoding probable bifunctional methylthioribulose-1-phosphate dehydratase/enolase-phosphatase E1 1 isoform X2, producing MFVLSPTPIRSILFSPFSHKSPKCAPLFTKAEYHHYIFDATIKHTHLNLGPLTRSYGSIQKSKRILGLRTTNTTLKARALTIKNEAGNTPRCVVLDIEGTTTPISFVTDVLFPYARDNVRMHLEGTYDMTDTKDDINLLRSQIEDDLQNGVVGAVPVPSDDAGKEEVIAALVTNVEEMIKADRKITSLKQLQGHIWRTGFEKNVIKGVVYDDVVQAFERWHASGVKVYIYSSGSRLAQRLIFGYTNYGDLRKYLCGFFDTKVGNKRETKSYVEISESLGVDKPSEVLFVTDVVQEAVAAKAAVGLLLSQVWK from the exons ATGTTTGTGTTATCTCCAACTCCAATTCGATCAATCCTGTTTTCCCCATTCTCCCACAAATCTCCCAAATGTGCCCCTCTTTTCACTAAG GCAGAATACCATCACTATATCTTTGACGCTACAATCAAACATACCCACTTGAACCTGGGCCCGCTGACCAGAAGTTATGGTTCAATCCAAAAATCCAAAAGAATTTTGGGCCTTCGGACAACAAACACAACACTCAAAGCAAGGGCTCTTACGATAAAAAACGAGGCTGGAAATACTCCA CGTTGTGTTGTTTTGGACATTGAAGGGACAACTACGCCTATTTCATTTGTCACTGATGTTCTTTTCCCATATGCGCGTGACAATGTGCGCATGCATTTGGAAGGAACATATGATATGACTGATACTAAAGATGATATCAACTTGTTACGCTCTCAA ATAGAAGATGATTTACAAAACGGAGTTGTGGGTGCGGTTCCTGTTCCGTCAGATGATGCAGGCAAAGAGGAGGTGATTGCTGCTTTGGTCACTAATGTTGAAGAAATGATAAAAGCCGACAGGAAAATTACTTCACTTAAACAATTGCAG GGTCACATTTGGCGCACCGGGTTCGAGAAAAATGTAATAAAAGGTGTTGTTTATGATGACGTTGTTCAAGCTTTTGAAAGATGGCATGCTTCTGGTGTCAAG GTGTACATTTATTCGAGTGGTAGCAGATTGGCACAACGGCTAATATTTGGATATACAAACTATGGCGACTTAAGAAAATATTTATGCGGATTTTTCGACACCAAAGTGGG gaataaaagaGAAACAAAAAGTTATGTTGAAATCTCGGAGTCCCTTGGAGTCGACAAGCCATCCGAAGTTCTGTTTGTAACTGATGTTGTTCAAGAGGCGGTAGCAGCAAAGGCAGCTG TTGGACTGTTGTTGTCTCAGGTCTGGAAGTGA